GATTGGGACTATTTCATtcacataaatttttatattagaataactattttattattatataataataaaataatacaagatgaatttaattttgattatttatatcaaatttttatattgaattatctatttatttattatataataatgagtaattaataattaaaaaatatttaattttttaattattaatttattttattttattatattttactattctacctatttatatgttaattagtaatcatattgttattaaattatgggttaaaaaattatattttttcaattgtcatttAACGTTAATAACTACAAATGTCTAATTAAACTCATCTATTCTATATAAATGtcttaattataaatcaaatttctatatttctCATCTAACCATATTTAGTATAATCTGGAGatagaaaggagttgaaaaaattaataaaatatgaatttcCTTTTTGTGCAATAGatatcaaatttgatattttctttacAAATACTGTaactaaaagttataaaatttagTATTGACTAATCCGTTGTAAGTAAATTTTCTGTCTAATAattaaaagagttttgttacatacaagcacagtcgcgcattaatctgtgtactaatactgatttattcatacttaaattttaaatcaacactattttcaataaaatttactttttgaccaatcacatcatattggtgcacagattaatatacaattatgcttataactatattttttctaattaaaaagTACCCTTTATTTTAGATATAGATAATTCTTTTAACAATGCTCTAAGGAAATGCCTAAAACCTGTCTAAGGAAATGCCTAGAACTTGTCTAAAACTGATGATGCCTACTTCCCTCCGTATAAATGCAACAACCGAAACACATTTTCATGCAAAATAAGACGACAGAATTGCGCTCTCTGTATCTCTCTCGCCTCAAGTTCTCTCCTCTTCTCTGGCTCAGTGTGTCCTGAGGCCTATTCGTTTCTCGGGGAAATGGAAAAACAGTGCGTCAACGATATTGAAGCCCCGAAGATGTCGGTCCTCAATTGTATTGATCTCTCCAATCCTGACATTAACCAATCCGTTTCATTGCTCAAACAGGTCCATTTCTATTTCCTATACCTTATTATTTTACGATTCTTTTTATCGTTTTCAAAATTCTCAGCTGCTGTTAGTGATCTTTTCCCCTTTTCTCTCGTTTGTGAAGGCGTGCTTGGATTCGGGATTTTTCTACGTTGTAAACCACGGGATGAGCGAGGAATTCATGGACAAGGTTTTCGCACAGAGCAGAAGATTGTTCTGTCTGCCATTGAACGAGAAAATGAAGCTTTTAAGGAACGAGAAACATAGAGGCTACACCCCTGTTCTTGACGAGATTTTGGACTCTGAAAACCAAGCTCACGGTTTGTTTTCGCTACCAAGTTTCACTCTGCTGTTTTTATTAcgttataattatacttatttttatttctctgtaaTTTTGTTGTTTGGTAAAAAGTAGGAGATTACAAGGAGGGATATTACATAGGAGTGGAAGTCCCTGAAGACGACCCAGAAGCGGAAAAACCATTTTATGGGCAAAATGTTTGGCCTGCACCAGGTAACTACTACAAAAGGGATATATAGCAATTTAAGGAGGcgaattttaattattctttcataattcattataatgaaaattaaggaatgataaaataataagtcatagtatattatcattattaaatttatcttaattaacTTCTTATAATAAAGAAACAATGTTCCGTTACATAAATTTCACTTAGCATacagttaattattattatatatatataaatatatatttaaccaGATCACCTTTTTAATTAGAGCAGGtcacttttttaattgtttCGTTTTTGGTTTTGAAAAGTATGTGATTGAAGTTTGAATTTTGTGCTATTTTAAAGGACTATTGCCTGGATGGAGGGAGACAATGGAGAAGTTTCATCAAGAAGCTTTGTAAGTTTTAACAAACATAGGGATTCTATGACGGAACGATTAACAAAGTCTTCTATACACACATGCACTCGAAAGTAGGAAATGTAATAGAACCACAAAAAGCAGGATTTTTAATCCTTATTTTTTGGTATAATGTTATTGTCTAGTGGGGATGAAAGTATCCTTTTGTAAGTGAGTATATTGCCAAGCAACATATGGTGAGACCAAAAATCATAGCCGTCTGGGTTGTACAACTATCCACAATGAAAGAAGTTTACATTTTGAATGCGAAGATAAGGGTCACACTGCTAATTAACCTTTTGCTATTGGCAGTGATTGTGGATGTGTTTTAACAAGCCTAAATTAGTGGGTATGTTTAAAGTTTGGTTCTCTGTAGAATGGCCGGTATTCAAGGATACGGATAGTATAAGTTGTCAGCTCTTTatttattgcttttttttttttttttttttttaatctattcctTATGTATATTCAGGGAGATCGCAATAGCAGTTGCTAGGATAATTGCTCTTGCACTTGACCTGGAATCTGAGTTCTTTGACAAGCCAGATATGCTTGGCAAGTCTATTGCAACCTTGCGCTTACTACACTATGAAGGTTGActttaatttcttgttttaaacAATTTTAAACCTGGCCATGTTATGGTGTTGTAACACATCAGGGGACTTTTTTAGGTCAAATGTCTGATCCCTCAAAGGGAATATATGGAGCTGGAGCCCATTCTGACTTTGGTTTGATTACTCTCTTAGCAACAGATGATGTCTTAGGTCTCCAAGTAAGTAGACTGCTGTcaaaatttatatctttttGGGTGAAATAGgatatttagtttttaatcTGATTAGCTATTGCAATTGTGTTAATTAATCACCAGATATGCAAGGATAAGGATGCTAAACCTCAGATATGGGAATATGTACCACCACTAAAAGGGTGAGTAactgtggttttgttttttttgggggggggggggggtaaaaTTTAGTTTTCTATGTAGACATTATTCTCAAATGGTTTCTGAATTCTATTAATTCATTATTCTGATCaaacttgattttgatcttcttcCACTTAATTAAGCATCAGAACATTTTCTTTCAATAGGTGGAATTCCCATCATGAATAGATCCCAATGTAAAGTTAGCAATGAGATCAAGAAACTTAAGTATCTAGTATATTGACTTTGTTTCTCTTATTAGGTATTTTCATGTATATGCTCTGTGTACTCTAATAACAACTTGTTTCTTCATTAATTAAATTTGAACTTCCCTATAAAGAAAAATCAACCTCTTTAGTGCAAAAGGATGTTAGAAGATTTTCTTATGACCTAAAAGATATAATTTGTTGTAAACCTTACTTCAGTACTAAACACCACTTGAATTAATATTGTGAGCACCATATTGATGAAGTTGtagagaaatttaattaattaaaaattttct
The genomic region above belongs to Carya illinoinensis cultivar Pawnee chromosome 4, C.illinoinensisPawnee_v1, whole genome shotgun sequence and contains:
- the LOC122306641 gene encoding 2-oxoglutarate-Fe(II) type oxidoreductase hxnY-like isoform X1 — encoded protein: MEKQCVNDIEAPKMSVLNCIDLSNPDINQSVSLLKQACLDSGFFYVVNHGMSEEFMDKVFAQSRRLFCLPLNEKMKLLRNEKHRGYTPVLDEILDSENQAHVGDYKEGYYIGVEVPEDDPEAEKPFYGQNVWPAPGLLPGWRETMEKFHQEALEIAIAVARIIALALDLESEFFDKPDMLGKSIATLRLLHYEGQMSDPSKGIYGAGAHSDFGLITLLATDDVLGLQICKDKDAKPQIWEYVPPLKGAFVVNLGDMLERWSNCVFKSTLHRVLVNDQERYSIAYFVEPCHDCLVECLPTCKSENNPPKFPPILCQTYLSQRYKDTHADLSRYNKTEA
- the LOC122306641 gene encoding 2-oxoglutarate-Fe(II) type oxidoreductase hxnY-like isoform X2; the encoded protein is MEKQCVNDIEAPKMSVLNCIDLSNPDINQSVSLLKQACLDSGFFYVVNHGMSEEFMDKVFAQSRRLFCLPLNEKMKLLRNEKHRGYTPVLDEILDSENQAHGDYKEGYYIGVEVPEDDPEAEKPFYGQNVWPAPGLLPGWRETMEKFHQEALEIAIAVARIIALALDLESEFFDKPDMLGKSIATLRLLHYEGQMSDPSKGIYGAGAHSDFGLITLLATDDVLGLQICKDKDAKPQIWEYVPPLKGAFVVNLGDMLERWSNCVFKSTLHRVLVNDQERYSIAYFVEPCHDCLVECLPTCKSENNPPKFPPILCQTYLSQRYKDTHADLSRYNKTEA